The following coding sequences are from one Rhodobiaceae bacterium window:
- the yhdG gene encoding putative amino acid permease YhdG codes for MTEQSSAGHGRPQLARRLNLPLLVLYGLGVTVGAGIYVLIGEIGHTAGVFSPYAFLLAALLIAPTTYSFAKLVVRFPVSAGEARYVEEGFRQKWLAIVIGLLVASAGIVSSATISVGSIGYVQEFISIPSPLLVTLIIVVFTGLAILGIQASAIAAAVLTLIEVGGLLLIIGGGFISDTPAIWAGMKAPFATFEFHAVGLIGASAVLAFYAFIGFEDMVNVAEEVKEPEKIFPPAIAITLLVTVVLYFLVSTISISLVGPDELGKAGAPISLIAERTGLISPDLLSGIGVLAALNGILIQIIMASRVLYGLSRQAEMPQFLSYVHPRTHTPVTATVIVAAVTLVLALAFPLARLAETTSQITFVVFTLVNGALIAITLREAGWRLTNVPSIQIIAIPALGTFGSVALMLVSLI; via the coding sequence GTGACTGAACAATCAAGTGCTGGGCATGGACGCCCGCAGCTCGCGCGGCGCCTTAATCTGCCGTTGCTGGTTCTCTATGGGCTCGGCGTCACTGTCGGCGCAGGCATCTATGTCCTGATCGGGGAGATTGGTCATACCGCAGGCGTCTTTTCGCCTTATGCTTTTTTGCTCGCCGCGCTTCTCATCGCGCCAACGACCTACTCCTTTGCCAAGCTGGTCGTTCGCTTCCCCGTGAGTGCCGGCGAGGCCCGTTACGTAGAAGAGGGCTTCCGTCAGAAATGGCTGGCCATCGTCATCGGCCTGCTGGTGGCGTCCGCAGGCATTGTGTCGTCGGCAACAATCTCTGTGGGGAGCATTGGCTATGTGCAGGAGTTCATCTCCATCCCGTCACCGCTCCTTGTCACGCTCATCATCGTAGTCTTCACGGGGCTTGCCATTCTGGGCATCCAGGCCTCTGCTATTGCGGCAGCTGTTCTCACACTCATTGAAGTCGGCGGGCTTCTGCTCATCATCGGCGGCGGATTTATTTCCGACACTCCTGCCATCTGGGCAGGCATGAAAGCGCCCTTCGCCACGTTTGAATTTCATGCCGTTGGACTTATCGGCGCCTCTGCCGTGCTCGCCTTCTATGCTTTTATCGGCTTTGAGGACATGGTGAATGTGGCCGAGGAAGTGAAAGAGCCGGAAAAGATTTTTCCGCCTGCGATTGCGATCACACTGCTGGTCACCGTGGTGCTCTATTTTCTGGTGAGTACGATTTCCATCTCGCTGGTGGGCCCAGACGAACTCGGGAAAGCCGGTGCGCCCATCTCTCTCATTGCGGAGAGGACCGGACTTATCTCGCCCGACTTATTATCAGGCATTGGGGTGCTGGCGGCGCTTAATGGCATTCTCATCCAGATCATCATGGCGTCGCGGGTGCTCTATGGGTTGTCGCGGCAAGCGGAGATGCCGCAGTTCCTGTCTTACGTGCATCCGCGCACGCACACGCCTGTCACCGCAACGGTGATTGTCGCCGCCGTGACACTGGTGCTGGCCCTTGCCTTTCCCTTGGCACGGCTGGCGGAAACGACCTCTCAGATCACATTTGTCGTGTTTACGTTGGTGAACGGCGCACTCATCGCCATCACATTGCGGGAAGCGGGTTGGCGGCTTACAAACGTGCCTTCCATCCAGATCATCGCCATTCCGGCACTCGGTACCTTTGGATCTGTCGCGCTGATGCTGGTGAGTTTGATTTGA
- a CDS encoding PPIC-type PPIASE domain protein: MTRFFRDPLFHFVIVGLALFFLFSALGQAESDADSSEIRVDRETILTFIQYRTRSFDREMAERRLEALSEDDVSRLVDEYLREEVLYREGIGLGLDADDYVIRRRLIQKVEFLAEGFASAAVDLTDEDLQAHFEANKQDYFVAPSITFTHVYFDKAKHGEAALALAADALTRLNAEQVPFSGAPGQGDRFPFHINYVERTYDFIASHFGPEMTAELFALTAEDGMWQGVLKSPYGAHLVMVTSVSQGQDANFEDVKTRVTEDARRVRLEADKEAAIANIAAEYDIEIDLGVGAPE; this comes from the coding sequence ATGACTAGATTTTTCCGCGACCCTCTCTTTCATTTTGTCATCGTAGGCCTTGCGCTTTTCTTCCTGTTTTCCGCTTTGGGCCAGGCTGAAAGCGACGCAGACAGCAGCGAGATACGGGTCGACCGTGAAACCATTCTGACCTTTATCCAGTACCGCACGCGCAGTTTCGATCGCGAGATGGCGGAGCGTCGGCTTGAAGCGCTGAGCGAGGACGACGTTAGCCGTCTGGTGGATGAATATTTGCGCGAAGAAGTGCTGTACCGGGAAGGCATCGGGCTCGGGCTTGATGCGGATGATTATGTGATCCGACGTCGTCTAATCCAGAAGGTGGAGTTCCTGGCCGAAGGGTTTGCAAGCGCAGCTGTCGACCTGACCGACGAAGACCTGCAGGCGCATTTTGAAGCCAATAAACAGGACTATTTCGTTGCACCCTCCATCACCTTTACCCACGTCTATTTTGACAAGGCCAAACACGGTGAAGCGGCTCTGGCACTGGCAGCAGACGCGCTCACCCGATTGAATGCTGAGCAGGTGCCATTCTCCGGCGCGCCGGGTCAGGGAGACCGGTTTCCCTTCCATATAAATTATGTGGAACGGACCTACGATTTTATCGCCAGCCACTTCGGGCCAGAGATGACAGCGGAGCTGTTTGCCCTCACGGCAGAAGACGGAATGTGGCAGGGCGTGCTCAAGTCTCCCTATGGCGCCCACCTCGTCATGGTGACGTCGGTGTCCCAGGGACAGGATGCGAACTTTGAAGACGTAAAAACGCGCGTGACGGAAGACGCGCGGCGGGTGAGGCTGGAGGCCGATAAAGAGGCGGCGATTGCAAATATTGCCGCTGAATATGACATTGAGATCGACCTTGGTGTGGGTGCACCCGAATGA
- a CDS encoding alpha/beta hydrolase fold protein has protein sequence MSSEVKQSDSEDTLISTWYEDSLSLVNPSADVAKKWKVPFPSDIDVKLEILYVAPSGTELLAHGNPVNCRSYLAQVDLQSHFDDEFAVIRHEDGILLFSTSHQTYRLVFVSRASLTAILDDAFAQSNFSDAEVQLLIQLLCGHSVRGAADDDGIAYETKRSQFKSLCTRAGFSNQNEAIRKTLLALTSHSLDALGVFLGNAVDHSDETLKFLKTYYQERFRFLKVTGRSNRVIRVIETGPVSGVPVIWMHSQTLPPPGQFDDDWCEKQNIRLIIPLREGFLSSLRSGPAPADQLLRTAEDTADVIHMFAGGRAKIVAQSTGAAYALQLAHDHPEVVSELVLGATAFVGDYQNWRIQKFVDGFRNLLGRNPFILAKSYDRYMKRISTRDGLWAVLSSTYETSPRDMSIFEDILSNPLGHTMMYDSYRLSRHSMVSDVGLRALNVWHKAKSLANIPILFVHGASDPINSISDARYVQQSIPGAQFLELEGEGQSLFLNRLRDVVTTSVA, from the coding sequence ATGTCGTCTGAAGTGAAGCAAAGTGACTCAGAAGACACGCTGATCTCCACTTGGTATGAAGACAGTCTCAGTCTGGTTAATCCCTCTGCAGATGTCGCGAAGAAATGGAAGGTGCCTTTTCCATCCGACATTGATGTGAAGTTGGAAATTCTCTATGTGGCGCCAAGCGGGACTGAGCTTCTAGCTCATGGGAACCCTGTCAATTGTCGCTCCTACCTCGCCCAGGTGGACTTACAGAGCCACTTTGACGACGAATTTGCCGTGATACGTCATGAAGATGGCATTCTTCTTTTTTCCACATCTCATCAGACCTATCGGCTGGTTTTCGTGAGCCGGGCTAGTCTAACGGCCATCCTTGACGACGCTTTTGCGCAGAGCAATTTTTCAGACGCGGAAGTGCAATTGCTCATTCAATTGCTGTGTGGTCATAGCGTCCGCGGTGCGGCAGATGACGATGGCATTGCTTATGAAACCAAGCGCTCTCAATTTAAATCTCTCTGCACCCGGGCGGGATTTAGCAATCAGAATGAAGCTATTCGTAAGACATTGTTGGCCCTTACCTCCCACTCTCTGGATGCATTGGGTGTATTCCTTGGCAATGCTGTTGACCATTCAGATGAGACGCTGAAATTTCTAAAGACCTATTATCAGGAGCGCTTCAGGTTTCTGAAGGTAACGGGACGGTCAAACAGAGTTATCAGAGTAATTGAGACAGGGCCGGTCTCGGGCGTGCCCGTCATCTGGATGCATAGTCAGACGCTGCCACCACCCGGTCAGTTTGATGACGATTGGTGCGAAAAGCAGAACATTCGCCTCATCATTCCGCTGCGGGAAGGGTTTTTGTCGTCGCTTCGGTCTGGGCCGGCGCCAGCCGACCAATTGTTGCGGACTGCAGAAGATACTGCCGATGTCATTCACATGTTTGCTGGCGGGCGCGCAAAAATTGTTGCGCAGTCAACCGGCGCTGCCTACGCGTTGCAGCTTGCGCATGATCATCCTGAAGTAGTCAGCGAGCTCGTTTTGGGCGCCACCGCATTTGTTGGTGACTATCAGAATTGGCGCATTCAAAAATTCGTTGATGGATTTAGAAATCTGTTAGGGCGCAATCCCTTTATCCTGGCGAAATCCTATGATCGGTACATGAAGCGCATCAGTACACGCGACGGGCTGTGGGCGGTTCTGTCCTCCACCTACGAAACATCGCCGCGCGATATGTCCATCTTTGAAGATATTCTGTCAAATCCACTTGGGCATACGATGATGTATGATTCATACCGTCTGTCCCGCCATTCGATGGTCAGCGATGTCGGATTAAGGGCATTGAATGTTTGGCACAAAGCTAAGAGTCTCGCCAACATCCCTATACTCTTCGTTCATGGAGCGTCTGATCCCATTAACTCGATCTCCGACGCGCGTTATGTTCAGCAGAGCATTCCCGGTGCCCAGTTTTTGGAGCTGGAAGGTGAAGGCCAGTCACTGTTCCTGAACCGGCTACGAGACGTTGTAACAACGTCCGTAGCATAG
- a CDS encoding HupE / UreJ protein, whose amino-acid sequence MSRFLYLFVGLLVFLSTPVSAHEGRPLFIEIEEKETGAVFLKWRVPSTIDRNNAPLIALPEACQRVQSPETAASPALNIGQGLYDCRALQGALSVSISYPRGNPAVSSLVRVIRPSGEVQVIRNGPDAILVDIPDAENAGSVATEYLKLGIEHILTGYDHLLFVACLLMLAGTARRVLLIVTGFTLAHSVTLALSALDIVSVPVAPLEAVIALSIVFVAAELARPARGTLTWRYPILISSGFGLLHGFGFAAVLGEIGLPQTEVPLALLFFNLGVEVGQIAFILFLVAITFVGLRAVAFVKEDARTWGLSDVTMPAAYLVGSLAALWSIERFIAVVA is encoded by the coding sequence ATGAGCCGCTTTCTCTATCTTTTCGTAGGCCTCCTTGTTTTCCTGAGCACGCCGGTATCTGCTCATGAAGGCAGACCGCTCTTTATTGAAATTGAAGAGAAGGAGACAGGTGCTGTCTTTCTGAAGTGGCGTGTGCCGTCCACCATCGATCGGAACAACGCACCTCTGATTGCGTTGCCGGAGGCTTGCCAGCGCGTTCAGTCACCGGAGACGGCGGCGAGTCCTGCTCTTAACATTGGGCAAGGCCTTTATGATTGCCGGGCGCTTCAAGGAGCCTTGTCAGTATCCATCAGCTATCCACGCGGAAACCCGGCAGTTTCCTCTTTGGTGCGGGTCATCCGTCCTTCTGGAGAAGTCCAGGTCATCCGGAACGGGCCCGACGCCATTTTGGTCGACATACCAGATGCAGAAAATGCCGGCAGCGTCGCGACCGAATATTTGAAGCTCGGCATTGAACATATTCTGACCGGCTATGACCATCTGCTCTTTGTGGCGTGTCTCTTGATGTTAGCGGGGACTGCGCGGCGGGTACTGCTCATTGTCACCGGCTTCACGCTTGCCCACTCGGTAACCCTGGCGCTTTCAGCGCTTGATATTGTAAGCGTGCCCGTCGCACCGCTCGAGGCGGTGATCGCTCTCTCAATTGTCTTTGTTGCGGCAGAGCTTGCGCGCCCGGCGCGCGGTACGCTGACATGGCGCTATCCCATTCTGATATCCAGTGGCTTTGGGCTTCTGCACGGCTTTGGTTTTGCCGCGGTGCTGGGAGAGATTGGTCTGCCACAAACGGAAGTGCCCCTTGCTTTGCTCTTCTTTAATCTGGGCGTAGAGGTAGGGCAGATCGCCTTCATTCTCTTTCTGGTTGCGATCACTTTTGTCGGCTTGCGTGCAGTTGCTTTTGTCAAAGAAGATGCACGTACTTGGGGGCTAAGCGACGTAACGATGCCTGCCGCTTATCTGGTGGGAAGTCTTGCGGCCCTCTGGAGCATCGAGCGGTTCATCGCGGTCGTGGCCTAG
- the ompB gene encoding outer membrane protein B — protein MVSSFQHLQSVLLRGGRMTKVAGRAASYAPQLGLAQLGAALFASVPLLMTGPTTANAACVDMGGGTIECSGTITTPQSLGPPPAGTALTVSTTAGTSINAAGTALNLTNAGGDLGITFTDTHMSSITGSAYGVYALNNGSGAISITTSGTVTGTTQIGVYAFNKSTGTNVTIETAAVTGGDDGIQANNRGSGALSVTATGQVIGGSHGISAYNGPTTSGGLTIQAAAVTGAANGISATNAGSGALSITATGDVVGTGSRGILVTNSGTDLTIRAAAVTGSTRGILATNRGSGALSITTTGDVSGQNDEGINASNTAAGTALTIAAAAVTGAQDGIRARNSGSGALSVTATGTVTGGPSFMGGPGYDGIYASNSNAGTALTVETAMVTGGKRGIYAINAGTGALLITSTGTATGTSDDGISANNSSNAGTDVTIQTAAVAGGRRGIFAVNQGSGAMSITATGSVTGATDDGISARNNGNGALTIEAAAVTGSVNGIFADNGVTGAVSITVSGAVTGGTGVGISTYADRNKAVTITLNAGSTVSATSGNAILDRNGMGGGADATVTVNAGSAIVGSIDLGDGSDTIVLAGGDVTGVTSFDGGDDSSAGDSFIDTVRVTGTTSLAGANVTNFEKLEVASGGSLSLTDNMLAVGDGTAGTGVFIQSGGTLLGRMGTTTLSAPVTIGGTLSVPAGSTVSISGDTTFEASSRFQVGIASDVSAGLLKGDGSAIVFNAGSEVFADVTQGAELGEGGTRVATATNGITDNGLTVDDNSVIYEFTHEVRNAGADLFLIAKRALTAFDATTNGSGGTNAESIASAIDLFLDTAPTDNVIATYLAQFPVGEQEAQLLQLVKDSLPSESSGDGSATIASADLVLDLITDRLSGGGSGVAEGGARQMGVAAGEKFLGGPGNWTIWGRAGASFAEFEPSGVNGFEADTYGVSLGMDGDIAQDLRMGVAVFYSDTEVDEIGVAANSNQDIEGYGVLFYGGFHPDDFYVNATAGIGLNEYDSQRRAAGGVNTANYDGTQFMGRVELGKVFSFGDLDLTPHVGLRYNKISIDGYTETGPLPTTIGSQSITSLRGVFGVGWQYTHELNDGSKLIPEGYVRGLQELADPNEAITGNIVGGGTFVSQTTERDKFSYAAGAGLSYDMDDQVSLSFMYDGEFQSDYQEHSLTAAIRYQF, from the coding sequence ATGGTTTCTTCTTTTCAGCATCTGCAATCTGTACTGCTGCGCGGCGGGCGCATGACCAAAGTGGCAGGCAGGGCAGCGAGCTACGCCCCTCAACTTGGATTGGCCCAACTTGGTGCAGCATTGTTTGCGTCCGTTCCCCTGCTCATGACTGGCCCAACGACGGCGAATGCCGCCTGCGTTGACATGGGGGGCGGCACTATTGAATGCAGCGGCACGATCACGACCCCCCAGTCTCTGGGGCCTCCACCTGCGGGCACTGCGCTGACTGTCAGCACCACAGCAGGTACCTCAATTAACGCGGCGGGCACTGCGCTGAACCTAACGAATGCTGGTGGCGATCTGGGTATCACCTTCACCGACACCCATATGTCTTCCATCACTGGTAGCGCGTACGGGGTTTACGCCCTTAACAATGGCAGTGGCGCCATTTCGATCACGACTTCGGGCACCGTCACGGGTACCACACAAATTGGCGTTTACGCATTTAACAAAAGTACCGGCACAAACGTGACGATTGAGACGGCGGCAGTGACCGGTGGTGATGATGGAATTCAAGCAAATAATAGGGGCAGCGGTGCGCTGTCGGTTACCGCGACAGGACAGGTTATCGGCGGCAGCCACGGGATCTCCGCCTACAATGGCCCTACTACGTCCGGCGGTCTCACGATCCAGGCAGCTGCGGTAACCGGTGCGGCCAATGGTATTAGCGCAACCAATGCTGGCAGTGGCGCTCTGTCGATCACGGCGACCGGAGATGTGGTGGGGACTGGATCGCGCGGGATACTCGTGACCAATTCAGGCACCGACCTGACAATCCGGGCAGCGGCGGTGACCGGCAGTACCCGTGGAATTTTAGCAACTAACAGGGGTAGCGGCGCTCTGTCGATCACGACCACCGGGGATGTGAGTGGACAAAACGATGAGGGAATTAACGCGAGTAATACAGCTGCTGGCACGGCTCTGACGATTGCTGCGGCGGCGGTGACCGGCGCTCAAGACGGGATCCGGGCACGTAATAGTGGCAGCGGGGCCCTGTCGGTGACGGCCACGGGCACCGTCACCGGTGGTCCCAGCTTTATGGGTGGCCCCGGCTATGACGGGATTTACGCGTCCAATTCAAATGCTGGCACAGCCCTGACGGTTGAGACGGCGATGGTGACCGGTGGGAAACGTGGGATTTACGCAATTAATGCAGGTACGGGCGCTTTGTTGATCACGTCGACTGGTACCGCTACGGGAACTTCAGATGACGGAATCTCGGCGAATAATTCGTCCAATGCGGGCACTGATGTGACGATTCAGACGGCGGCGGTGGCCGGAGGAAGACGAGGGATTTTCGCGGTTAATCAAGGCAGCGGCGCCATGTCGATCACAGCCACAGGTTCGGTCACGGGCGCCACAGATGACGGGATTTCTGCGCGTAACAATGGCAACGGTGCCCTAACGATCGAGGCGGCGGCCGTGACTGGCAGTGTGAATGGGATTTTCGCGGATAACGGAGTCACCGGCGCGGTGTCTATCACAGTGAGTGGCGCCGTGACGGGCGGCACGGGGGTGGGTATCTCCACCTATGCTGATCGTAATAAGGCGGTAACGATCACCTTGAACGCAGGAAGCACGGTCAGTGCCACAAGCGGGAACGCGATCCTTGATAGAAACGGCATGGGTGGTGGGGCCGATGCCACGGTAACGGTGAATGCAGGCTCTGCGATTGTCGGGTCCATTGACCTCGGCGACGGGAGCGACACGATTGTGTTGGCGGGCGGCGACGTAACGGGTGTCACCAGCTTTGACGGCGGTGATGACAGTTCGGCCGGCGATAGCTTCATCGACACAGTGCGGGTGACCGGCACAACCTCTCTTGCCGGTGCCAATGTCACAAACTTTGAGAAGCTGGAAGTTGCAAGCGGCGGAAGCCTATCTCTTACCGACAACATGCTCGCAGTCGGTGATGGCACGGCTGGCACGGGTGTTTTCATCCAGTCCGGCGGTACTTTGCTTGGCAGGATGGGAACCACAACCTTGTCAGCGCCTGTGACCATTGGAGGGACGCTCTCTGTGCCTGCAGGCTCAACTGTGAGTATTTCGGGAGATACGACATTTGAGGCGAGCAGTCGTTTCCAGGTGGGCATCGCGTCTGATGTGTCTGCAGGTCTGCTAAAGGGGGATGGCAGTGCGATCGTGTTTAATGCGGGGTCTGAAGTTTTTGCGGATGTCACGCAGGGGGCTGAACTCGGTGAGGGAGGTACCCGCGTTGCGACCGCAACAAACGGGATCACGGATAATGGTCTTACCGTTGACGATAACAGTGTCATCTATGAGTTCACTCATGAAGTGCGGAACGCAGGAGCAGATCTCTTCCTCATTGCGAAGCGAGCGCTGACCGCATTTGATGCCACGACGAATGGCAGCGGGGGCACGAATGCGGAGAGTATTGCGTCTGCGATTGATCTGTTCCTAGACACAGCGCCGACGGACAATGTGATCGCAACCTATCTGGCCCAGTTCCCGGTTGGCGAACAGGAAGCGCAACTTCTCCAGCTGGTGAAGGATAGTCTGCCATCTGAGTCTAGCGGAGATGGGAGCGCGACGATTGCTTCGGCCGATCTGGTCCTTGACCTCATCACAGATCGACTGAGTGGCGGTGGCTCTGGTGTCGCTGAGGGCGGTGCGCGCCAAATGGGTGTTGCTGCCGGGGAGAAGTTCCTTGGGGGTCCGGGAAATTGGACAATCTGGGGCCGAGCTGGGGCGAGCTTTGCGGAATTTGAACCTTCCGGCGTCAATGGTTTTGAAGCGGATACCTATGGGGTCTCACTCGGAATGGATGGCGACATCGCCCAGGACCTGCGCATGGGTGTTGCAGTTTTCTACTCCGATACTGAGGTCGACGAAATTGGTGTCGCCGCTAACAGCAATCAGGACATTGAAGGTTATGGGGTGCTGTTCTATGGCGGTTTTCACCCGGATGATTTTTACGTCAACGCCACTGCTGGTATTGGGTTGAACGAATATGACAGTCAGCGACGGGCTGCTGGGGGTGTGAACACAGCCAACTATGATGGGACTCAGTTCATGGGCCGGGTCGAACTGGGCAAGGTCTTCAGCTTTGGGGATTTGGACCTCACGCCTCATGTTGGACTTAGGTATAACAAGATCTCGATTGATGGCTACACAGAAACGGGGCCGCTGCCGACAACGATTGGCAGTCAGAGCATCACGTCGCTCCGTGGTGTCTTCGGCGTTGGCTGGCAATACACCCATGAACTGAACGATGGCTCGAAGCTGATCCCTGAAGGGTATGTGCGTGGCCTGCAAGAGCTTGCCGATCCTAATGAAGCGATCACCGGGAATATTGTGGGCGGTGGGACATTTGTCAGCCAGACCACGGAGAGAGACAAGTTTTCCTACGCCGCTGGTGCTGGGCTAAGCTACGACATGGATGATCAGGTATCGCTGAGTTTCATGTATGACGGAGAGTTCCAGAGCGACTATCAGGAACACTCCCTAACCGCAGCGATCAGGTATCAGTTCTAA
- the exaE gene encoding transcriptional activator protein ExaE has product MKILLVDDHPVFRNGMTTMLSNLFEGAAIVEVGDASTLAREVESEDAPELVLLDLIFPGFHALRDFPSLRHKLPVTPIVVVSMVSESSIIDDVMAAGANGFVSKSAKPEDISAAFLAIMEGDSVVLRASQWTASQPAGEDTLGLLTNRQIDVLRLICKGLSNKEIARELDISPFTVRIHVSALLKTLGLSTRSAAASFAASRGFV; this is encoded by the coding sequence ATGAAAATCCTGCTGGTTGATGACCATCCTGTTTTCAGGAACGGCATGACGACAATGCTCAGCAATCTGTTTGAGGGTGCTGCGATTGTTGAAGTGGGAGATGCGTCGACACTCGCGCGGGAAGTTGAAAGCGAGGACGCGCCGGAACTGGTTTTACTGGATCTGATTTTTCCGGGCTTTCACGCTTTGCGCGACTTTCCTTCATTGCGGCATAAACTACCTGTTACGCCAATCGTCGTGGTGTCCATGGTTTCAGAGTCGTCCATCATTGACGATGTCATGGCCGCCGGGGCCAATGGATTTGTCTCAAAGTCTGCAAAGCCCGAAGATATCTCTGCTGCTTTTCTCGCCATTATGGAGGGAGATTCTGTTGTCCTGCGTGCTTCCCAATGGACAGCATCGCAGCCTGCTGGGGAAGACACGCTGGGGCTTCTCACCAACCGTCAAATCGATGTTCTGCGGCTGATTTGCAAAGGGCTGTCCAATAAGGAGATAGCACGCGAACTCGATATCTCACCATTCACGGTTCGCATCCATGTATCTGCATTACTGAAAACACTTGGCTTGTCGACCCGTTCTGCAGCGGCATCATTCGCCGCCTCGCGCGGATTCGTCTGA
- the rcsC gene encoding sensor histidine kinase RcsC, with protein MPKIVPPDAHSDSSLDRHALRMLLGRNLVASLMHIFVAVLVAFVMAGSIPIWRGVAFVTLISAAIIFQIILATRHSTAEWTEEEFLSIRRQFDVSAIWVGCMWGFAGFFLFPVGDPVKQLFLTFVMGGMSLSAVGTQGMRLQTCYSSIIPGMLPLAVRYLFEPGSESLISGGLIFAYIVVLVSLARKINDFMLRAFKLQIEKDDLLESVRTQSEELALAKAEAEEANLAKSRFLAQASHDLRQPLHAINLFIESLPEAKTKAEEERILSRVRQSLDVLTKLFDSLLDVTLLDTGGINVRPQVFQPTEVINEVVRDFALVAEACNVELRVAACTQSVVADAVLTRRMLQNLVSNAIRHSEGGVVLIGCRRRGGYLSIDIVDNGAGIPESDQTRIFAEFTRLNSVRMGAEAAPGLGLGLSIVKRVADKLKLSVHLSSLPGKGSVFSIRGFEMTNVASVAIPILPTISNSGVVDGASVFVLDDDENTLEATRLLLERWGCIVQTSQDWNRAADACFDVLICDYELSVNMSGIDVIKALQEARENIGVIMISGNTSKELRSAADTLAVTLLHKPLRPAQLRSALLNALTRSDESARGGE; from the coding sequence ATGCCTAAGATCGTCCCACCCGATGCGCACTCAGATTCCTCCCTTGATCGCCATGCTTTACGGATGCTTCTAGGGCGCAATCTGGTTGCAAGTTTGATGCACATATTCGTGGCGGTTCTGGTCGCGTTCGTCATGGCTGGGTCCATTCCAATATGGCGAGGCGTTGCTTTCGTTACCTTGATCAGTGCTGCAATTATATTTCAGATCATTCTCGCAACACGGCATTCCACGGCTGAGTGGACAGAGGAAGAGTTTCTTTCCATTCGTCGCCAGTTTGATGTCTCTGCTATCTGGGTTGGATGCATGTGGGGGTTTGCTGGCTTTTTTCTCTTCCCTGTGGGGGACCCGGTTAAGCAGCTCTTCCTGACTTTTGTAATGGGCGGTATGTCGTTGAGCGCCGTCGGCACACAAGGGATGAGGTTACAGACCTGCTACTCGTCCATCATTCCAGGAATGCTGCCGCTTGCGGTTCGCTATCTATTTGAGCCGGGCTCTGAGAGCCTGATTTCAGGCGGTTTGATCTTTGCCTATATCGTCGTGCTAGTTTCGCTCGCGCGGAAAATAAACGACTTCATGTTGCGAGCATTCAAACTTCAGATCGAGAAAGATGATCTTCTCGAAAGTGTTCGCACGCAATCGGAGGAACTTGCACTTGCCAAAGCAGAGGCAGAGGAAGCCAATTTGGCTAAGTCACGTTTTCTGGCTCAAGCTAGTCACGACTTGAGACAACCTTTGCATGCAATCAATCTTTTTATTGAATCTCTGCCTGAAGCCAAAACCAAGGCTGAGGAGGAACGCATCCTCAGCAGGGTACGCCAATCACTCGACGTACTTACCAAGCTCTTCGATAGCTTACTGGATGTGACGCTGCTCGACACTGGAGGCATTAACGTTCGCCCCCAAGTGTTCCAGCCGACCGAAGTCATTAACGAGGTCGTGCGCGATTTCGCCCTTGTAGCTGAAGCGTGCAATGTCGAGCTTCGTGTAGCGGCCTGCACCCAAAGTGTTGTTGCCGATGCCGTTCTCACCCGTCGTATGCTTCAAAACCTGGTTTCAAATGCGATCCGTCACTCGGAAGGCGGCGTAGTGTTGATCGGTTGCCGCAGACGCGGTGGATATCTGTCAATTGATATTGTCGATAATGGTGCAGGAATTCCAGAAAGCGACCAGACACGAATATTCGCAGAGTTCACACGATTGAACTCAGTGCGAATGGGCGCCGAAGCAGCGCCTGGGCTTGGACTTGGATTGTCGATCGTGAAGCGCGTGGCCGACAAGTTGAAGCTGAGTGTTCACCTGTCGTCATTGCCTGGAAAGGGATCCGTTTTTTCTATCCGCGGGTTTGAGATGACGAACGTAGCTTCAGTCGCGATACCGATATTGCCCACAATATCCAATTCAGGTGTTGTGGATGGCGCATCGGTCTTCGTTCTGGATGATGACGAAAATACGCTGGAAGCAACCAGGCTCCTTTTGGAACGATGGGGCTGTATTGTGCAAACATCGCAAGACTGGAACCGCGCGGCCGATGCCTGTTTTGATGTCCTAATTTGTGATTATGAGCTGAGCGTCAACATGTCAGGCATCGATGTCATCAAGGCATTGCAGGAAGCACGCGAAAATATTGGCGTCATCATGATATCTGGGAACACATCAAAAGAGTTGCGGTCTGCCGCAGACACGCTCGCCGTCACCCTATTGCACAAACCGCTCAGGCCAGCGCAATTACGCTCCGCGCTTCTCAATGCACTCACGCGGTCAGACGAATCCGCGCGAGGCGGCGAATGA